A stretch of the Paenibacillus dendritiformis genome encodes the following:
- a CDS encoding LacI family DNA-binding transcriptional regulator yields the protein MSVTIIDVAKRAGVSPSTVSRVLSNHPRISAKTAQRVREVMADLGYHPNVMAKSLVSKVSNTIAVLLHRPAEELFLNLFFSEVMRGLVTQASRAGFDLLMTTGSTEQEELEAVTRLVKGKRVDGVILLYSRRNDPIVAFLKEQQFPFVLIGRSEEHPDILSVNNDNRQAAYDATCHLIDQGHRRIGFVSGPSNLTISKDRMEGYQSALREAGIEGRPEWIVEGEFLQESGYRAMSFFMSLPERPTALVAIDDAVAFGVLRGLVELGYRVPHDLSLVSFNNVPLSELATPPISSVDIGIYQLGYTASQTLIRSIKGEPMQNRLIIPHRLIVRESSLRMIKE from the coding sequence ATGTCCGTAACGATCATCGATGTCGCCAAGCGAGCGGGAGTCTCTCCTTCGACGGTATCGCGAGTCTTATCCAACCACCCTCGGATCAGTGCCAAGACCGCGCAGCGGGTCCGCGAAGTGATGGCCGATCTCGGCTATCATCCGAACGTGATGGCGAAGAGCCTGGTCTCCAAAGTAAGCAATACGATTGCCGTGCTGCTTCACCGCCCGGCGGAGGAATTATTTCTGAACCTGTTCTTCTCCGAAGTGATGCGCGGCTTGGTCACGCAAGCGAGCCGCGCGGGCTTCGATCTGCTGATGACGACGGGCTCGACGGAGCAGGAGGAGCTTGAGGCTGTCACCCGGCTGGTCAAGGGCAAGCGGGTTGACGGGGTCATCCTGCTCTATTCCCGGCGCAACGACCCGATCGTAGCGTTCCTGAAGGAGCAGCAATTTCCGTTCGTGCTTATTGGCCGCAGCGAGGAGCATCCGGATATTTTATCCGTCAATAATGATAATCGGCAGGCCGCCTATGACGCGACCTGCCATCTAATCGATCAGGGGCACCGCCGCATCGGCTTCGTAAGCGGTCCTTCGAATCTCACGATCTCGAAGGATCGAATGGAGGGATATCAGTCCGCGCTCAGGGAGGCGGGCATTGAAGGCCGGCCGGAATGGATTGTGGAAGGCGAGTTCCTGCAGGAGAGCGGCTACCGGGCCATGTCGTTCTTCATGAGCCTGCCGGAGCGCCCGACCGCGCTGGTCGCTATCGACGATGCGGTCGCTTTCGGCGTGCTGCGGGGCTTGGTCGAGCTCGGCTACCGGGTGCCTCATGATCTGAGCCTCGTCAGCTTCAACAACGTTCCGCTGTCTGAGCTGGCGACGCCGCCGATTAGCTCGGTCGATATTGGCATCTATCAACTGGGCTATACCGCATCCCAGACCTTGATCCGGTCGATCAAAGGCGAGCCGATGCAGAATCGGCTCATCATCCCTCATCGGCTGATTGTGCGCGAATCCTCTTTGCGAATGATCAAGGAATGA